The following coding sequences lie in one Negativicoccus succinicivorans genomic window:
- a CDS encoding glycosyltransferase family 9 protein, which yields MELNLPQARILIIKMSSLGDIICALPALFALRKKYPRAHITWAVHRAFKDVLPGAPYLDDKVVIDRNRLRQPSYWRELHRELHERSFDLVLDLQMLAKSALVARLSGAKARYGYWEAREGSGLVSQPIVGAHQYGHITERLLDVVEYFGADIDRIAYPLCDISDAEVTLRQKLQALGVTDEYIVIAPSSRGAGKDWPETSWRELIGQMTADGRHVVIAGSAADTPLAQRLMAGDRAKRTVDLTGQTSLRELLALEKHARMHISGDTGPLHIANAYGTSIIGLYGPTRPERSGPFRNPQGDYVTAQHAQDADLQIKKNRNIAMSSIPLEDVITLYRQKIKKEQKKRP from the coding sequence ATGGAATTAAACTTGCCACAAGCACGTATCTTAATTATCAAAATGAGTTCGCTCGGTGATATTATTTGCGCATTGCCGGCGCTGTTTGCGTTGCGCAAAAAGTATCCTCGCGCTCATATTACTTGGGCAGTTCATCGTGCATTTAAAGATGTCTTGCCGGGCGCTCCTTATTTAGACGATAAAGTTGTGATTGACCGGAATCGTCTTCGCCAGCCTTCCTATTGGCGTGAATTACATAGGGAATTACACGAACGCTCATTTGATCTGGTATTGGATTTGCAGATGCTTGCTAAGAGTGCTTTGGTGGCTCGGTTGAGCGGCGCTAAAGCGCGCTATGGATATTGGGAAGCGCGCGAAGGAAGCGGACTGGTAAGCCAGCCGATTGTCGGCGCTCATCAATATGGTCATATCACGGAACGTTTATTGGACGTGGTAGAATATTTTGGAGCGGATATTGACCGGATTGCGTATCCTTTGTGTGACATCAGCGATGCCGAAGTCACGTTGCGGCAAAAGTTACAGGCTTTAGGCGTGACCGATGAATATATTGTGATTGCGCCGAGCAGTCGCGGTGCGGGAAAAGATTGGCCGGAAACATCCTGGCGGGAACTGATCGGTCAGATGACAGCTGACGGGCGGCATGTAGTCATTGCCGGCAGCGCCGCTGATACGCCGCTGGCGCAACGCTTGATGGCAGGTGACCGAGCGAAAAGAACAGTAGATCTGACAGGACAAACGAGTTTGCGTGAACTGCTGGCGCTGGAGAAGCATGCGCGCATGCATATTTCCGGCGATACGGGCCCACTTCATATTGCCAACGCATACGGCACATCCATTATCGGTTTATATGGTCCGACGCGTCCGGAACGCAGCGGTCCGTTTCGCAATCCTCAGGGAGATTATGTGACGGCGCAACATGCGCAAGATGCCGACTTGCAGATTAAAAAAAATCGCAATATTGCGATGAGTTCTATCCCGCTAGAAGATGTGATTACATTATATCGGCAGAAAATAAAAAAAGAACAAAAAAAGAGACCGTAA
- a CDS encoding D-glycero-alpha-D-manno-heptose-1,7-bisphosphate 7-phosphatase, producing the protein MSQRAIFLDRDGVINVDHGYVSRPDEVEFIPGAREMIAELSRQGWLIFVVTNQSGVARGMYTEEDVQALHRWLNEEFAKAGGKVTEFFYCPHLLHAKVKKYDVDCVCRKPRPGMIIQALSKHRIAREDAFLIGDSERDVAAAERAGIRGFLFTGGNVQEFMHECVRDLQWN; encoded by the coding sequence TTGTCACAACGAGCAATATTTTTAGACCGCGACGGAGTGATTAATGTTGATCACGGCTATGTGAGTCGGCCGGACGAAGTTGAATTTATTCCCGGAGCGCGGGAAATGATTGCCGAACTGAGCCGACAGGGCTGGCTGATTTTTGTTGTGACGAATCAAAGCGGTGTAGCGCGCGGCATGTACACGGAAGAGGACGTGCAGGCATTGCACCGCTGGCTGAACGAAGAGTTTGCCAAAGCGGGCGGAAAAGTGACGGAGTTTTTCTATTGTCCGCATCTTTTACATGCCAAAGTAAAAAAATATGACGTGGATTGCGTTTGCCGTAAACCGCGGCCGGGCATGATTATTCAAGCGCTCAGTAAGCACCGTATCGCAAGAGAAGACGCGTTTTTAATCGGTGACAGTGAACGGGACGTGGCGGCGGCCGAACGTGCGGGGATTCGGGGGTTTTTATTTACCGGTGGTAATGTGCAGGAATTTATGCATGAATGTGTACGGGATCTTCAATGGAATTAA
- the rfaE1 gene encoding D-glycero-beta-D-manno-heptose-7-phosphate kinase: MRTNVERFFHSLHTLRIVVVGDVMLDRYLFGQVARISPEAPVPVHRIEKTERRLGGAANVAANLRGLGCPVRLISAVGDDSAADEFREVLRANDIDDRGILTDVALQTTTKTRVIGVQQQMLRIDQERIQDISEHTVSRICEQVAKEVEKGCAVLVISDYGKGICTESLCQKVIQIGRDAQVPVLVDPKQADWSRYRNATLVTPNLKELSEACGTTIANHEREVKAAALALMKKSGVQQVAVTRSAKGILWVDNESHSFQHPALAREVYDVSGAGDTVVAVLSAAIGAQLPRRFALHLANCAAGVVVGKVGTYAISQSELAVSLSDNIHQDAAVLKLPELAQVVKAWREAGDTIVFTNGCFDLIHRGHLTYLEAAAELGDHLIVGVNSDVSIRRLKGSLRPIVSEADRAYHLAALRAVDAVVVFDEDTPYELIREIRPDVLVKGGDYSPDDVVGKEFAGRVQIIPFVDGYSTTKLITTITSRNKGVH, from the coding sequence ATGCGCACGAATGTTGAGCGTTTCTTCCACTCATTACATACTTTGCGCATTGTTGTGGTCGGTGATGTCATGTTGGATCGCTACCTATTCGGTCAGGTAGCACGCATTTCGCCCGAGGCACCGGTGCCGGTGCATCGTATCGAAAAAACGGAACGACGTTTGGGCGGTGCCGCCAACGTCGCTGCCAACTTGCGCGGATTGGGTTGTCCGGTACGCTTGATCAGTGCAGTCGGTGATGATAGCGCGGCTGATGAATTTCGTGAGGTCTTGCGTGCGAACGACATCGACGACAGAGGCATATTGACAGATGTCGCCTTACAGACGACGACAAAAACCCGCGTGATCGGTGTACAACAACAAATGCTGCGGATCGATCAGGAACGGATTCAAGATATTTCGGAACATACCGTTTCTCGCATTTGTGAGCAAGTGGCAAAGGAAGTAGAAAAAGGTTGCGCGGTCTTAGTGATTTCCGACTACGGTAAAGGAATTTGCACGGAATCACTTTGTCAAAAAGTAATTCAAATCGGACGCGATGCGCAAGTACCGGTTCTGGTAGATCCGAAACAGGCGGATTGGTCTCGTTACCGCAATGCTACACTTGTAACGCCGAACCTGAAAGAATTAAGTGAAGCCTGCGGAACAACGATTGCGAATCACGAACGCGAAGTAAAAGCAGCGGCGCTTGCCCTGATGAAAAAGTCGGGTGTGCAGCAAGTGGCCGTCACGCGTTCTGCCAAAGGCATTCTTTGGGTGGATAATGAATCGCACAGTTTTCAGCATCCGGCTTTGGCGCGGGAAGTGTATGACGTTTCCGGGGCGGGTGATACGGTAGTAGCCGTGCTTTCTGCGGCGATAGGAGCTCAGTTGCCGCGGCGTTTTGCGCTGCATTTGGCGAACTGTGCCGCCGGCGTAGTAGTCGGCAAAGTGGGTACGTATGCGATTTCGCAATCGGAACTGGCAGTCTCGTTGAGTGATAATATCCATCAGGATGCCGCCGTATTGAAACTGCCCGAGCTTGCGCAGGTAGTTAAAGCATGGCGTGAGGCGGGGGATACCATCGTCTTTACCAACGGCTGCTTTGATTTGATTCACCGCGGACATTTGACGTATTTGGAAGCGGCGGCGGAATTGGGAGACCATTTGATCGTCGGCGTCAATTCCGATGTTTCGATACGACGTTTAAAAGGAAGTTTGCGGCCGATTGTTTCCGAAGCGGATAGGGCGTACCACTTAGCGGCATTGCGTGCGGTGGACGCCGTAGTTGTTTTTGACGAGGATACTCCCTATGAGCTGATCCGGGAGATTCGTCCGGACGTATTGGTCAAAGGCGGAGACTACTCGCCGGATGACGTCGTCGGCAAAGAATTTGCCGGACGCGTACAAATAATTCCTTTTGTAGACGGATACTCCACAACGAAACTTATTACTACTATTACCAGTCGAAATAAAGGAGTTCATTAA
- a CDS encoding D-sedoheptulose-7-phosphate isomerase — protein MDIANALHEHIEVARIYQEHANEIAQSGEIICHALQRGRKILFCGNGGSAADAQHLAAELIVRYHDERCALPAIALTTDTSILTAAANDYGYGEVFARQVAALGQKGDVLVAISTSGHSPNVLKAIEIARINGLKIIGLTGANGNEMDTCCDLVLHVPSDVTARVQEMHILTGHIWCEMVDEYAHEC, from the coding sequence ATGGATATCGCCAATGCACTTCATGAGCATATAGAAGTCGCCCGGATTTATCAGGAGCATGCCAATGAAATAGCACAAAGCGGAGAAATCATTTGCCATGCTTTGCAGCGCGGGCGGAAGATTTTATTTTGCGGCAACGGCGGTTCGGCGGCGGATGCGCAACACTTGGCGGCTGAACTGATTGTGCGTTACCACGATGAACGTTGTGCGTTGCCGGCGATCGCATTAACAACGGACACTTCGATTTTGACTGCCGCCGCGAACGACTACGGTTACGGAGAAGTGTTTGCCCGTCAAGTAGCGGCGCTGGGGCAAAAGGGAGATGTATTGGTGGCGATTTCCACGAGCGGCCACAGCCCTAATGTACTGAAAGCAATCGAGATCGCACGAATCAACGGGCTTAAAATTATCGGTTTAACGGGGGCCAACGGTAACGAAATGGATACATGCTGTGACTTGGTGCTGCATGTGCCGAGCGATGTGACAGCCCGTGTGCAGGAGATGCATATTTTAACGGGACATATTTGGTGTGAAATGGTGGATGAATATGCGCACGAATGTTGA
- a CDS encoding dipeptidase — protein MIIDLHCDTLMKLLDVPAGGDLRKNVWNIDLEKLQKSNYLLQDFAIFVDLEEHPDAYVRYGEMRDTFLANIEKYGDKVRRVRTLADLEACRRDHIIGALLSVEEGGVFGGDLQKLKKAFIEDGVRLVTLTWNYENELAFPNGTEGKDKGLKARGWEFVEWMQENGMIVDTSHLNDQGTRELLERAEKPVMASHSNARAVFSHPRNLPDDLLRAFGEKGGVIGLNFSRNFVGSKPITDPSELNNPKLLLAPLTTEEYHQVAIGERPIPAPQLDTPLLVSKAADIARHARYIADMAGIETVALGTDFDGIQPYLEIHDASEMDKLFTALEKEGFSADDIDHISHKNAMRFFNDTLPAGK, from the coding sequence ATGATCATCGATTTGCATTGTGATACATTGATGAAGCTGTTGGACGTACCTGCCGGCGGCGATTTGCGTAAGAATGTTTGGAATATCGACTTGGAGAAGCTGCAAAAGTCAAATTATTTACTGCAGGACTTTGCGATTTTTGTAGATCTGGAAGAACATCCCGATGCGTATGTTCGTTATGGTGAAATGCGGGATACGTTTTTGGCGAACATCGAAAAATATGGTGATAAAGTACGCCGGGTTCGTACGCTTGCAGACCTGGAAGCCTGCCGTCGTGATCACATCATCGGCGCATTGCTTTCCGTAGAAGAAGGCGGGGTTTTCGGCGGTGACTTGCAAAAACTGAAAAAGGCGTTTATTGAGGACGGCGTGCGACTGGTCACATTGACTTGGAACTATGAAAATGAATTGGCATTTCCGAACGGGACAGAAGGTAAAGACAAAGGGCTCAAAGCACGTGGCTGGGAATTTGTCGAGTGGATGCAAGAAAACGGTATGATCGTCGATACGAGCCATTTGAACGATCAAGGTACGAGAGAATTGTTGGAACGCGCCGAAAAACCTGTGATGGCTTCCCATTCTAATGCGCGCGCCGTTTTTTCGCATCCTCGTAATTTGCCCGATGATTTATTACGTGCGTTCGGGGAAAAAGGCGGTGTGATCGGTTTAAACTTCTCGCGAAATTTCGTCGGTTCCAAACCGATTACAGATCCTTCCGAATTGAACAATCCGAAATTACTTTTGGCGCCGTTGACGACAGAAGAATATCATCAGGTGGCGATCGGCGAACGACCGATTCCGGCACCTCAATTGGATACGCCGCTATTGGTTTCCAAGGCGGCGGATATTGCTCGCCATGCTCGATATATCGCTGACATGGCAGGAATCGAAACGGTCGCGTTGGGAACCGATTTTGACGGCATCCAGCCTTACCTTGAAATTCATGACGCCTCCGAAATGGATAAATTGTTTACAGCACTAGAAAAAGAAGGATTCTCCGCGGACGACATTGACCATATCAGTCACAAAAATGCCATGCGCTTCTTTAACGACACACTGCCGGCAGGTAAATAA
- the nrdR gene encoding transcriptional regulator NrdR, with the protein MKCPFCKYADTKVTDSRVTDDGNAIRRRRECLSCHRRFTTYELVEEAPLMVIKRDGHREMFDGDKLLRGLMRACEKREVSVEQIKELVASVERELRNRLVQEISSEELGEVVLAKLSDLDPVAYIRFASVYRRFSGLKDFMAELETLMAKEKQKQKGVESK; encoded by the coding sequence ATGAAATGCCCATTTTGTAAATATGCTGATACAAAAGTAACCGACTCGCGGGTGACGGACGATGGAAATGCCATTCGTCGGCGACGGGAATGCTTGTCCTGTCATCGCCGCTTTACCACTTATGAACTGGTCGAAGAAGCGCCGCTGATGGTGATTAAGCGTGACGGGCATCGAGAAATGTTTGACGGTGACAAACTGTTACGCGGATTGATGCGTGCTTGTGAAAAACGGGAAGTCAGTGTGGAACAAATAAAAGAATTGGTGGCTTCTGTGGAGCGGGAACTGCGCAATCGCCTGGTGCAGGAAATTTCCTCGGAAGAACTGGGTGAAGTGGTTCTGGCGAAGTTGAGCGATCTAGATCCGGTAGCGTACATTCGTTTCGCGTCTGTTTATCGTCGGTTCAGTGGCTTGAAGGATTTTATGGCGGAACTGGAAACGTTGATGGCCAAAGAGAAACAAAAGCAAAAAGGAGTTGAGTCGAAATGA
- the leuS gene encoding leucine--tRNA ligase, with the protein MNDKYNPAEIEKKWQDIWYATDAFHTHADAEKEKYYVLEMFPYPSGNLHMGHVRNYAIGDVIARFMTMRGYNVLHPMGWDAFGMPAENAAIQRNIHPAKWTYSNIENMKKQQNKLGLSYDWDREVTTCSEDYYRFTQELFLLFMDRGLSYKKEAKVNWCEHCGTVLANEQVVDGCCWRCDTPVIKKNLSQWFLKITSYADRLLNDLELLKGWPERVKTMQKNWIGRSEGTEFKFGVKELPEETISVYTTRVDTVYGVSYVVLAPEHPLVEKIIEGKKEADAVRQFVEEMRNVNELDRTSEDVEKVGLFTGGYAIHPLTGEEVPIWVANYVLVDYGTGAVMGVPGHDERDFLFARKYNLLVHVVISEDTSDRIPEKLDDAYTEDGILINSGEFNGLTSAEARRKITEKMQEQGIGEAHVNYRLRDWLISRQRYWGVPIPVVYCPHCGMVPVPKEDLPVRLPTDVDFNSKAAVSPLETNEEFLFTACPKCGEKARRETDTMDTFIDSSWYFLRYTDPQNDQEPFSKDKANYWMNVDQYIGGIEHAILHLLYSRFFTKVLHDAGMTEAVEPFDKLLTQGMVLKDGSKMSKSKGNVVSPEELVAQYGADTARLFTLFAAPPERDLEWSDRGVEGAFRFLNRVWRIVGRYLEMPTQKRELTSEDKDLRHETHRVLQKVTNDLDGRYNFNTAISAIMELVNALHDYAERANDIPDSLRREVLRDLVILLAPFTPHIAEELWQALGEQEKSVHEASWPEVDPTALVVDEVELAVQVNGKVRATIQVGVAATKEEIEAKALAHERVQEFIDGKAIRKVIVVPQKIVNIVV; encoded by the coding sequence ATGAACGATAAGTACAATCCTGCAGAGATTGAGAAAAAGTGGCAGGATATATGGTATGCAACGGATGCCTTTCATACGCATGCCGATGCGGAAAAAGAAAAATATTATGTGCTCGAAATGTTTCCTTATCCGTCGGGAAATTTGCACATGGGACATGTACGTAACTACGCGATCGGTGATGTGATTGCTCGTTTCATGACGATGCGCGGGTACAATGTGCTCCATCCGATGGGCTGGGATGCGTTTGGCATGCCGGCCGAAAATGCGGCGATCCAGCGCAACATTCATCCGGCAAAGTGGACATACAGCAACATTGAAAACATGAAAAAGCAGCAAAACAAATTGGGGCTTTCCTATGACTGGGACCGGGAGGTCACGACTTGCAGCGAGGACTACTATCGGTTTACGCAGGAGCTGTTTTTACTCTTCATGGACCGCGGCCTTTCGTATAAAAAAGAAGCGAAAGTCAACTGGTGTGAACATTGCGGTACCGTACTGGCGAATGAACAGGTAGTGGACGGCTGCTGCTGGCGGTGTGATACGCCGGTAATAAAGAAAAATCTTTCGCAATGGTTCTTAAAAATTACTTCGTACGCGGATCGTCTGTTGAATGATCTGGAACTCCTTAAGGGCTGGCCGGAACGCGTTAAAACGATGCAAAAAAATTGGATCGGGCGCAGCGAAGGTACCGAATTTAAATTCGGCGTGAAAGAGTTGCCGGAGGAAACCATCTCCGTATATACCACACGTGTCGATACCGTGTACGGTGTTTCCTACGTAGTTTTAGCACCGGAACATCCGTTAGTCGAGAAAATTATTGAAGGCAAAAAAGAAGCTGATGCCGTTCGCCAATTCGTCGAAGAAATGCGAAACGTCAACGAGCTCGACCGTACTTCGGAAGATGTCGAAAAAGTCGGCCTTTTTACCGGCGGTTATGCGATTCATCCCTTAACCGGTGAAGAGGTGCCGATTTGGGTGGCCAATTATGTATTAGTGGACTACGGTACCGGTGCTGTGATGGGTGTACCGGGGCATGATGAACGCGACTTTCTCTTTGCCCGCAAATATAATTTGCTGGTACATGTTGTCATAAGCGAAGATACATCGGATAGAATACCTGAAAAACTTGATGATGCTTATACGGAAGACGGTATTTTGATCAACAGCGGCGAATTTAACGGTCTAACCAGTGCGGAAGCTCGTCGCAAGATTACGGAAAAAATGCAGGAACAAGGAATCGGCGAAGCCCATGTCAACTACCGGTTGCGTGATTGGTTGATCTCCCGTCAACGGTATTGGGGCGTGCCGATTCCGGTCGTTTACTGCCCGCATTGCGGCATGGTGCCCGTACCCAAGGAAGATTTGCCGGTACGCTTGCCGACCGATGTAGATTTCAATAGTAAGGCGGCAGTATCTCCGCTGGAAACGAATGAAGAATTTTTGTTTACGGCGTGTCCTAAGTGTGGCGAAAAAGCTCGTCGCGAAACCGATACGATGGATACGTTTATTGACTCTTCGTGGTATTTCCTGCGCTATACGGATCCGCAAAACGATCAGGAACCGTTCAGTAAAGATAAGGCCAATTACTGGATGAATGTCGATCAGTATATCGGCGGCATTGAACATGCGATCTTGCATCTTTTATACTCCCGCTTCTTTACGAAAGTACTGCACGATGCCGGTATGACGGAAGCGGTTGAACCCTTTGATAAATTACTGACGCAGGGCATGGTGCTGAAAGACGGCAGTAAAATGTCCAAGTCGAAAGGCAATGTGGTTTCGCCGGAAGAATTGGTCGCTCAGTACGGTGCCGATACGGCACGGCTTTTTACTCTTTTTGCCGCTCCGCCGGAACGTGATTTGGAATGGAGCGATCGCGGTGTGGAAGGAGCGTTCCGCTTTTTGAATCGCGTTTGGCGCATTGTGGGACGTTACCTGGAAATGCCGACGCAAAAGCGCGAATTGACTTCCGAAGATAAAGATTTACGTCATGAAACCCATCGGGTACTCCAAAAAGTGACAAACGATTTGGACGGTCGTTACAATTTCAATACTGCCATCAGCGCGATCATGGAATTGGTAAATGCTTTGCATGATTACGCTGAGCGAGCCAATGATATTCCTGACAGTTTACGCCGTGAAGTACTGCGCGATTTGGTGATTTTGTTGGCACCGTTCACACCGCATATCGCGGAAGAGCTGTGGCAGGCACTGGGCGAGCAGGAAAAGAGCGTACATGAGGCCTCGTGGCCGGAAGTGGACCCGACGGCACTGGTGGTGGATGAAGTGGAACTTGCCGTGCAAGTGAATGGCAAGGTTCGCGCCACCATTCAGGTGGGAGTGGCCGCTACGAAAGAAGAAATCGAAGCAAAAGCACTCGCTCATGAGAGGGTGCAAGAATTTATCGACGGCAAAGCGATTCGCAAAGTGATCGTTGTGCCGCAAAAAATTGTTAATATCGTGGTTTAA
- a CDS encoding ATPase, protein MDTRKLLEELDYVVMNGREVPLTNKRLVDQDEVARIIDAINSSLPNELENAKRIVADKERVMMDAQKQAETIIAQAKDYIAKITEESELVKNAQERANEIIANANQTADTMQQNALEYATDVLKYVEENMEGTLDSLRKNRESLMQQQPQQGTEDTLPRK, encoded by the coding sequence ATGGATACACGCAAATTGCTGGAAGAGCTTGATTATGTAGTAATGAATGGTAGAGAAGTTCCGTTAACAAACAAACGTCTTGTCGATCAGGACGAGGTGGCGCGCATCATTGACGCGATCAACAGCTCGTTGCCCAATGAATTGGAGAACGCCAAGCGTATCGTTGCCGATAAAGAACGTGTGATGATGGATGCACAAAAACAGGCGGAAACGATTATTGCGCAGGCCAAAGATTATATCGCTAAAATCACGGAAGAAAGCGAGCTTGTGAAAAATGCCCAAGAGCGCGCCAATGAAATTATCGCGAATGCGAACCAAACCGCGGACACTATGCAGCAAAACGCTCTTGAGTATGCGACCGATGTTTTGAAATATGTCGAAGAGAACATGGAAGGAACGCTTGATTCGTTGCGTAAAAATCGGGAAAGCCTTATGCAACAGCAACCGCAACAAGGGACAGAAGATACCTTACCGCGGAAATAA
- the coaD gene encoding pantetheine-phosphate adenylyltransferase — protein MRVGICPGSFDPVTKGHVDIFERSAQLVDKLVVAVFVNPGKKPMFSMEERVALLKEATTHIPNVEVDAFSGLLNDYVRQRDSRLIIRGLRAFSDFEYEFQRALLLKDQDPEIETVFMMTRGEYSFISSSGIKELIMFRGDVGRLVPPCVLTALEEKLAVAK, from the coding sequence GTGCGAGTGGGAATCTGCCCGGGCAGTTTTGATCCGGTCACAAAAGGCCATGTGGACATTTTTGAACGCAGTGCACAATTGGTCGACAAACTGGTTGTTGCGGTCTTTGTGAATCCCGGCAAGAAACCGATGTTTTCGATGGAAGAACGGGTAGCTTTGCTGAAAGAAGCAACGACTCATATTCCGAACGTAGAAGTGGATGCGTTCTCCGGCTTACTCAATGATTACGTGCGTCAACGTGACTCGCGCTTAATCATTCGCGGGTTGCGAGCATTCAGTGACTTTGAATATGAATTCCAGCGGGCGTTATTATTGAAAGATCAGGATCCGGAAATTGAAACGGTTTTTATGATGACGCGCGGTGAATATTCGTTCATCAGCTCTTCGGGAATCAAAGAGTTGATCATGTTTCGCGGTGACGTGGGGCGGTTGGTACCGCCATGTGTATTAACCGCACTGGAAGAAAAATTGGCGGTTGCCAAATAA
- the rsmD gene encoding 16S rRNA (guanine(966)-N(2))-methyltransferase RsmD: protein MRIIGGTRRGHKLAAPKGMATRPTQDRVREAIFNTLANIGLLETRVLDLYAGTGAMALEALSRGAEFACAVDEKTAAVIRQNAEVCDFSSQIEVREQRVESALANLPQNQPFDYVFLDPPYQRGLVEPVLRELLRARFVQPTSVVVVEQAREENLEIPKGYRLWRQKHYGGTMVTYLVVEREEG from the coding sequence ATGAGAATCATTGGTGGTACTAGACGCGGACATAAATTGGCGGCGCCGAAGGGGATGGCGACGCGCCCGACACAAGATCGGGTGCGCGAAGCGATCTTCAATACGCTGGCCAATATAGGTTTACTGGAAACACGCGTGCTTGATTTATATGCGGGCACCGGCGCCATGGCGCTGGAAGCGTTAAGTCGCGGCGCGGAATTTGCTTGCGCCGTAGATGAAAAAACTGCTGCGGTGATTCGTCAAAACGCGGAGGTTTGCGACTTTTCTTCACAGATCGAAGTACGTGAACAACGCGTCGAATCGGCATTGGCGAACTTGCCGCAGAATCAACCGTTTGACTATGTTTTTCTCGATCCGCCGTACCAACGCGGTTTGGTGGAACCTGTACTGCGGGAATTGCTCCGTGCGCGATTCGTGCAGCCTACCAGCGTAGTTGTTGTTGAACAGGCACGGGAAGAAAACTTGGAGATACCTAAAGGTTATCGGCTCTGGCGGCAGAAACATTACGGCGGTACTATGGTGACCTATTTGGTGGTAGAAAGGGAAGAAGGATAA
- a CDS encoding NAD(P)H-dependent glycerol-3-phosphate dehydrogenase has product MQIAMIGAGAWGIAMARSLVEVHPNVCLYARNAETVAEMTKTRQHAAYLPGVLLPNQVKITADLEAAVTNADVVVLATPSKAIGTMAEAIRPWLLENALVISAAKGLSPSGGRLSEDIRVALAGVTEEIAVISGPNHAEEVGRLLPAATVVAAARKETAMRAQDVYMLPHLRAYYSTDIVGVEYGGALKNIIALAAGAVDGVGYGDNTRATLITRGLAEIVRYAAHFGARNETLFGLSGMGDLIVTCTSKHSRNHEAGRALAQGLTETQITQGTKKVVEGIRSTHIVYPVAQREGIEMPITEQVYRVLSGESLLQNALQNLMTRAKKEEHQEPVIL; this is encoded by the coding sequence GTGCAGATAGCCATGATAGGTGCAGGTGCATGGGGCATTGCGATGGCCAGATCGCTTGTCGAAGTGCATCCGAACGTATGCTTATATGCACGAAACGCTGAAACGGTCGCGGAAATGACGAAAACTCGTCAACACGCGGCATATTTACCGGGTGTGTTGCTTCCAAATCAAGTGAAAATTACCGCGGATTTGGAAGCAGCTGTGACGAATGCGGACGTGGTCGTGTTGGCGACGCCGTCGAAAGCGATCGGGACAATGGCGGAAGCGATTCGTCCATGGCTCCTTGAAAATGCATTGGTCATTTCGGCGGCGAAAGGTTTGTCGCCGAGCGGGGGACGCTTATCGGAAGATATTAGAGTCGCATTGGCCGGCGTCACGGAGGAGATCGCCGTGATTTCAGGTCCGAATCATGCGGAAGAAGTCGGGCGTTTGTTGCCGGCGGCCACCGTGGTCGCTGCTGCTCGCAAAGAAACCGCTATGCGGGCGCAGGATGTCTATATGTTGCCGCATTTGCGCGCGTATTACAGCACCGATATAGTTGGTGTAGAATACGGTGGCGCATTAAAGAATATTATTGCACTCGCTGCCGGCGCGGTCGATGGCGTCGGTTACGGGGACAATACACGTGCGACTTTGATTACTCGCGGCTTAGCGGAAATCGTACGCTATGCAGCGCATTTCGGAGCACGCAATGAAACCTTGTTTGGGCTTTCCGGTATGGGCGATCTGATCGTAACCTGTACGAGTAAACATAGCCGCAATCATGAAGCGGGCAGAGCATTAGCGCAAGGCTTGACGGAAACGCAGATCACACAGGGAACAAAAAAAGTGGTGGAAGGCATCCGAAGCACTCATATCGTATATCCTGTGGCGCAGCGGGAAGGTATTGAAATGCCGATTACCGAGCAGGTATATCGAGTGCTTTCCGGAGAAAGTTTATTGCAAAACGCATTGCAAAACCTGATGACACGGGCAAAAAAAGAAGAGCACCAGGAGCCTGTTATTTTGTAA